A portion of the Kazachstania africana CBS 2517 chromosome 2, complete genome genome contains these proteins:
- the GEP5 gene encoding Gep5p (similar to Saccharomyces cerevisiae YLR091W; ancestral locus Anc_8.266), with protein sequence MSGRAPCIRTLVTKEVRDKITNAIEGLPLHQKTLLQLQDTLKRNDALAIPLLRDVVSYETTGKSKFLESIIYRLYFQWLNEVPSHLKPLLNQYEHLKSNWPIERHIKFKNAEPEAISLRNAWMRNKATAVDLSTSDGVIKPILNHFRYLRVNEDRLCKKKVGLPILEVPLNVFGTEIPECRVNNLLKKRIAHVKKSLLEDNPMLSPKLEDTLHSIINDSKNTRALKRVYLRSCSRAYTGESNPKDSSNITFHIIDW encoded by the coding sequence ATGAGTGGTAGAGCACCATGTATACGTACACTTGTTACTAAGGAAGTGAGGGACAAAATTACGAATGCCATAGAGGGATTACCGTTGCATCAGAAAACTTTGCTTCAATTGCAAGatacattgaaaagaaatgatgcGTTAGCAATCCCACTACTGCGAGATGTTGTGAGTTATGAAACTACTGGAAAGTCAAAGTTTTTAGAATCTATCATCTATCGATTATATTTCCAATGGCTGAATGAAGTACCGAGTCATTTAAAACCATTATTGAACCAATACGAGCATTTAAAATCTAATTGGCCCATTGAGAGACATATAAAATTTAAGAATGCAGAGCCTGAAGCTATTTCATTACGCAACGCATGGATGCGTAACAAGGCAACCGCAGTGGATCTATCCACATCCGATGGTGTTATCAAGCCGATTCTAAATCATTTCAGATATTTGCGAGTGAATGAAGACAGGTTGTGTAAGAAAAAAGTGGGTCTGCCTATACTAGAGGTTCCATTGAACGTATTTGGCACTGAGATTCCAGAGTGTAGAGTAAACAATctactgaaaaaaagaattgcCCATGTAAAGAAAAGTTTACTGGAAGACAATCCGATGCTTTCTccaaaattagaagataCCTTGCATTCGATTATCAATGATAGCAAGAATACTAGAGCATTGAAAAGAGTTTACTTGAGAAGTTGCTCTCGAGCCTACACCGGAGAAAGCAACCCTAAGGATAGTTCGAATATCACTTTTCACATAATAGATTGGTAA